In Flavobacteriaceae bacterium, the following proteins share a genomic window:
- a CDS encoding mannose-1-phosphate guanylyltransferase has product MNKNYYAVLMAGGVGSRFWPVSTQEFPKQFHDMLGTGDTLIQKTFNRLANLIPEENIFILTNERYNDLVFEQLPGITQRQVVLEPAMRNTAPCILYAALKIQKENSDAVMIVAPSDHWIEDEVAFTQDVQQAFDFCSGNDALMTLGIQPTFPNTGYGYIEYDKNSAKTIKSVEQFREKPNYETAKEFLTQGNFLWNAGIFIWSITNVINAFQKQKPELFQLFEKGIEVYNTDLEDDFIRDNYGKAENISIDYAIMEKSSNVYVLPATFDWNDLGTWGSLYDKLDKDEHKNALVNARTLIEDASGNMIRTKNDKIVVIDGLKDYIIVDKDEVLLIFPKTKEQDIKKVLQSVKNKFGEHYG; this is encoded by the coding sequence ATGAATAAAAATTATTATGCCGTTTTAATGGCAGGAGGAGTAGGTTCACGATTTTGGCCTGTGAGTACTCAAGAGTTCCCAAAACAATTTCATGATATGTTGGGCACAGGTGATACACTCATTCAAAAAACATTTAATCGTTTAGCAAATCTAATTCCTGAAGAAAATATTTTTATCCTTACTAATGAACGTTATAATGATTTAGTGTTTGAACAACTTCCAGGAATTACACAACGGCAAGTAGTTTTGGAGCCTGCGATGCGAAACACAGCTCCTTGTATTTTATATGCTGCTTTAAAAATACAGAAAGAGAACTCTGATGCAGTAATGATTGTAGCACCCAGTGATCATTGGATTGAAGACGAAGTTGCTTTTACCCAAGATGTACAGCAAGCTTTTGATTTTTGTTCAGGAAATGATGCCTTGATGACTTTGGGTATACAACCTACATTTCCAAATACGGGTTATGGTTATATTGAGTATGATAAAAACTCAGCGAAAACTATAAAATCGGTAGAACAGTTTCGAGAAAAACCAAATTATGAAACTGCTAAAGAATTTTTGACGCAAGGAAATTTTCTGTGGAATGCTGGGATTTTTATATGGAGTATTACTAATGTAATTAATGCATTCCAAAAGCAGAAGCCAGAATTATTTCAACTTTTTGAAAAAGGAATAGAAGTATACAATACAGATTTAGAAGACGATTTTATAAGAGATAATTATGGTAAAGCCGAAAACATCTCGATAGATTATGCAATCATGGAAAAATCATCAAATGTATACGTGCTTCCAGCAACATTTGATTGGAATGATTTAGGAACTTGGGGTAGCTTATATGATAAATTAGATAAAGATGAACATAAAAATGCTTTAGTAAATGCAAGAACATTAATTGAAGATGCTTCAGGTAATATGATTCGAACCAAAAATGATAAAATTGTGGTGATTGATGGCTTGAAAGATTATATAATTGTGGATAAAGACGAAGTTTTACTTATCTTTCCTAAAACAAAAGAACAAGATATAAAAAAAGTACTTCAAAGTGTCAAAAATAAATTTGGAGAACATTACGGGTAA
- a CDS encoding glyoxalase gives MQTLTPFHLAVPVHNLDECRKFYRDVLGCKEGRSSNHWVDFNFFGHQFVIHYQEKSDEAVATNPVDGKHVPVPHFGVVLPWDVFETLAEDLKSKEIEFIIEPYIRFKGEVGEQATMFFKDPSDNAIEFKSFKDMNMIFAN, from the coding sequence ATGCAAACACTTACTCCTTTTCACCTTGCTGTACCAGTTCATAATTTAGACGAATGCAGAAAATTTTACAGAGATGTTTTAGGATGTAAGGAAGGTAGAAGTAGTAACCATTGGGTAGATTTCAATTTTTTTGGTCATCAATTTGTGATTCATTATCAAGAGAAAAGCGATGAAGCAGTAGCAACCAACCCTGTAGATGGCAAACATGTTCCTGTACCTCATTTTGGAGTGGTTTTACCTTGGGATGTTTTTGAAACTTTGGCTGAAGACTTAAAATCTAAAGAAATTGAGTTCATTATAGAACCCTATATTCGTTTTAAAGGCGAAGTTGGCGAACAAGCCACCATGTTTTTTAAAGACCCTTCTGACAATGCCATTGAGTTTAAAAGTTTTAAGGATATGAATATGATTTTTGCTAACTAA
- a CDS encoding alanine racemase, whose translation MITKPTLILDEIKCKQNIKMMSDKAKRHQIDFRPHFKTHQSLEIGRWFKAEGVTKITVSSLDMAQYFASEWDDITVAFPINILEIDTINVLAKKITLNILIESETTANLLEPQLLYPVNFFIKINVGNNRAGLDPSNTESIESILSITKSSRKLNFKGFLGHAGQTYKCRNKTDILNEHEKCKSILISLKTKFESRYPDLKLSLGDTPSCSLSEDFKEVDELRPGNFVFYDLTQNLISSCNAQQIAVAMACPIVAIHPEKNEVILYGGGIHLSKDRMTDKNGVTIFGKIIAKTKNGWGDILPEVYVKKLSQEHGVVSVPKSLMSNFKIGDYALVLPIHSCMSANLMKHYITTTGKQIKMHNIHLQD comes from the coding sequence ATGATTACAAAACCCACATTAATTTTAGATGAAATAAAGTGCAAGCAGAACATTAAAATGATGTCTGATAAAGCTAAGCGCCATCAAATCGATTTTCGTCCACATTTTAAAACCCATCAATCTTTAGAAATTGGGAGGTGGTTTAAAGCTGAAGGTGTAACAAAAATAACAGTATCATCTTTAGATATGGCTCAATATTTTGCTTCAGAATGGGATGACATTACTGTAGCATTTCCTATTAATATTTTAGAGATTGATACTATTAATGTGTTAGCAAAAAAAATAACGCTTAATATATTAATTGAATCTGAAACTACAGCTAATTTATTAGAACCTCAATTATTATATCCAGTAAACTTCTTTATAAAAATAAACGTTGGCAACAATAGAGCTGGTCTAGATCCTTCTAACACAGAAAGTATTGAATCTATTTTAAGCATCACTAAATCTAGCAGAAAGCTTAATTTTAAAGGTTTTTTAGGGCATGCAGGGCAAACTTATAAATGCCGCAACAAAACAGATATTTTAAATGAACACGAGAAATGCAAATCTATTTTAATAAGTTTAAAAACTAAGTTTGAATCTAGGTATCCTGATTTAAAATTATCTTTAGGAGACACACCTAGTTGTAGTTTATCTGAAGATTTTAAAGAGGTTGATGAATTACGTCCTGGAAATTTTGTTTTTTATGATCTCACTCAAAATTTAATAAGCTCTTGCAATGCACAACAAATTGCAGTAGCAATGGCTTGCCCTATTGTTGCCATTCATCCAGAAAAAAATGAAGTTATACTCTATGGGGGTGGCATCCATTTATCCAAAGATCGAATGACAGATAAAAACGGGGTTACAATCTTTGGTAAAATCATTGCAAAAACTAAAAACGGATGGGGAGATATATTACCCGAAGTATATGTGAAAAAATTATCTCAGGAACATGGAGTTGTTAGTGTTCCTAAAAGCTTAATGTCTAATTTTAAGATTGGTGATTACGCATTGGTGCTTCCAATACATTCTTGTATGTCTGCCAATTTAATGAAACACTATATTACAACAACAGGTAAGCAAATTAAAATGCATAATATCCATTTACAAGATTAG
- a CDS encoding nucleoside deaminase yields MESINESEYTFYMQKCIELALIAKQRGDTPVGSIVVKNGEIIGEGIEGGKTKKDITYHSEIEAIRDARKRLHTSDLSDCILVSTHEPCLMCSYTLRHHKINVLIFSLSVGEIGGYSSKFKILEDESILKWGNPPKIITGILEKECRALHH; encoded by the coding sequence ATGGAATCTATAAACGAATCAGAGTATACATTTTATATGCAGAAATGCATTGAGCTTGCATTAATTGCTAAACAACGTGGAGATACACCTGTAGGTTCTATTGTAGTAAAAAACGGTGAGATTATTGGAGAAGGTATTGAAGGTGGAAAAACAAAAAAAGACATCACTTATCATTCTGAGATTGAAGCCATACGTGATGCTAGAAAACGATTACATACTTCCGACCTTTCAGATTGTATATTAGTCTCAACTCATGAGCCATGTTTAATGTGTTCGTACACTTTAAGACACCACAAAATTAATGTATTAATTTTTTCACTTTCGGTTGGTGAAATTGGCGGATATAGTTCTAAATTTAAAATTTTAGAAGATGAATCAATATTAAAATGGGGAAACCCACCAAAGATTATTACTGGTATTTTAGAAAAAGAATGCAGAGCTTTACATCATTAA
- a CDS encoding sigma-70 family RNA polymerase sigma factor gives MESKFIDHLFRYHSGKMVSVLTRIFGLAHLEIIEDAIQDTFIKASISWRHQKPDHPEAWLTQAAKNRVLDIFRKLNTEKKYTSHIRGTNAIAINELFLDTEIEDAQLRMIFTACHPKLDPRDRISFALKTVSGFSIKEISSALLTKEETIKKRLSRARKTIQHSNLKFNIPQGKELPQRLESVMEVLYLIFNEGFHSNKKEKLIRKELCGEAMRLCQMLLKNEHTRLPSSYALFALMCFHSARLNTKTNSENELLDLKTQDRSQWHFPLIELGNTMMTKAVSKQAIFSRYHYEAAIAAEHIKASQFKDTNWDKILHWYKQLHTLQPMPSHLLTMAVVCMQNKDYKTAKNYLDQLNPKDFAQRTYLYHGTLADYYNATNNKSQAIHFIDLALESVNNNLEKEYLQKKRVTLLLKNES, from the coding sequence ATGGAATCTAAATTCATAGACCATCTGTTCCGTTATCATAGCGGAAAGATGGTCTCTGTATTAACACGTATCTTTGGATTAGCACATCTTGAAATTATTGAAGATGCCATTCAAGACACTTTTATTAAAGCTAGTATTTCTTGGAGACATCAAAAACCCGATCATCCAGAAGCTTGGCTTACTCAAGCTGCAAAAAATAGAGTTTTAGATATTTTCAGAAAGCTAAATACTGAAAAAAAATACACGTCTCACATTCGGGGCACTAACGCCATTGCTATAAATGAATTATTTCTAGATACCGAAATTGAAGATGCCCAACTTAGAATGATTTTCACAGCTTGCCATCCTAAGTTAGATCCTAGAGATCGTATTTCGTTTGCATTAAAAACTGTTTCAGGATTTAGCATTAAAGAAATTTCCTCTGCCTTATTAACCAAAGAAGAAACTATAAAAAAACGTTTATCTAGAGCTCGAAAAACCATACAACATTCTAATCTAAAATTTAATATTCCTCAAGGTAAAGAATTACCTCAGAGGTTAGAGAGTGTTATGGAAGTGCTCTATTTAATTTTTAATGAAGGGTTTCATTCTAATAAAAAAGAAAAGTTAATCCGTAAAGAATTGTGTGGTGAAGCAATGCGTTTATGTCAAATGCTTTTAAAAAATGAACATACACGATTACCATCAAGCTATGCTTTATTTGCTTTAATGTGCTTCCATTCGGCACGTTTAAATACAAAAACAAATTCGGAAAATGAGCTTTTAGATTTAAAAACACAAGATAGAAGTCAATGGCATTTTCCTTTAATTGAATTAGGAAATACAATGATGACAAAAGCTGTATCAAAACAGGCTATATTTTCTCGTTATCATTACGAAGCTGCAATTGCTGCTGAACATATAAAAGCTTCACAATTTAAAGATACTAATTGGGATAAAATATTGCATTGGTATAAACAACTCCATACACTACAACCAATGCCTTCGCATTTATTAACTATGGCTGTAGTGTGCATGCAAAATAAGGATTATAAAACTGCAAAAAATTATCTAGATCAGCTTAATCCTAAGGATTTTGCACAACGTACTTATCTATATCACGGAACTTTAGCAGATTATTATAATGCCACTAATAATAAATCTCAAGCTATCCATTTTATTGATCTTGCTTTAGAAAGTGTCAATAATAATCTTGAAAAAGAATATCTACAGAAAAAGAGAGTTACGTTACTATTAAAAAATGAATCATAA
- a CDS encoding TetR/AcrR family transcriptional regulator has protein sequence MGRLKKYNREDVLEKAMLAFWKNGFENTTSRILENEMGINQNSIYSEFKNKESLFLETLNCYEDKLKTGVLKSVIESKGDLEDIRLFFNRFVERVKNGSIKNGCLLTNTTVAFGGSNDRIKEYLNQFYNQLHDYFYDLIIKAQLNGQIPKNKDVNILATYLIGCTQGLKVIVKVMDENALSNYIDTVINSLK, from the coding sequence ATGGGAAGATTAAAAAAATATAACAGAGAAGATGTTTTAGAAAAAGCAATGTTGGCTTTCTGGAAAAATGGATTTGAAAATACCACATCTAGAATTCTTGAAAATGAGATGGGCATTAATCAGAATAGCATTTATTCAGAATTCAAAAATAAAGAATCTTTATTTTTGGAAACCTTAAATTGTTATGAAGATAAACTTAAAACAGGAGTATTAAAATCTGTAATAGAATCTAAAGGAGATTTAGAAGATATTCGATTGTTTTTTAATCGATTTGTAGAACGTGTTAAAAACGGAAGTATAAAAAATGGATGTTTGCTAACTAATACAACTGTGGCTTTTGGAGGCTCTAATGATAGAATAAAAGAATACCTCAATCAATTTTACAATCAGCTGCATGATTATTTTTATGACCTTATCATTAAAGCACAACTTAACGGACAAATACCTAAAAATAAGGATGTAAATATATTGGCTACTTACCTTATAGGATGCACCCAAGGATTAAAAGTGATTGTAAAAGTAATGGATGAAAATGCACTATCTAACTATATAGATACTGTAATAAATTCTTTAAAATAA
- a CDS encoding DoxX family membrane protein, with the protein MNKYLILILRLAVAVILIQTLRFKFTAHPDSVYIFTQVALEPYGRIGIGIVELIAGILILIPRTVWIGATLAIGVLGGAIFMHLTKLGIETNGDKGVLFYTAVLTFVLSAIILWIYRKDIPFINKNK; encoded by the coding sequence ATGAATAAATATCTAATACTTATATTAAGGCTGGCAGTAGCAGTAATCTTAATTCAAACACTTCGGTTTAAATTTACTGCACATCCCGATAGTGTCTATATTTTTACACAAGTAGCCCTTGAACCTTATGGAAGAATTGGAATTGGAATTGTAGAATTAATTGCTGGAATATTAATTTTAATTCCAAGAACAGTATGGATTGGTGCTACATTAGCAATAGGAGTTTTAGGAGGCGCTATTTTTATGCATCTCACAAAACTTGGTATTGAAACAAATGGAGATAAAGGAGTATTATTTTATACTGCAGTTTTAACTTTTGTTTTAAGCGCAATTATTTTATGGATATATAGAAAAGATATTCCTTTTATTAATAAGAATAAATAA
- a CDS encoding MFS transporter, with product MIVIKRVLPIIVISQFFCTSLWFAGNAVMADLIITFNLNNNTLAHLTSAVQFGFIFGTLIFALFTISDRFSPSRVFFVCAIAGALFNLGTIINSNSLITLLIYRFLTGFFLAGIYPVGMKIAADYYNKGLGKSLGFLVGALVLGTAFPHLLKGFTEELPWKLVLIFTSSIAFIGGLLMLIFVPNGPYRTSSQKLNFKAWLSVFKSTKFRAAAFGYFGHMWELYTFWAFVPIILETYLIMYPNANLNIPLLSFMIIGVGSIACIIGGYVSQYFGVKKIAFIALFLSCTCCLISPLMLRLNSSVIFISFLMFWGMVVIADSPLFSTLVAQNADSKTKGTALTIVNCIGFSITIISIQFITNISSFLNPRYIYLFLAIGPILGLISLFSKRNLRN from the coding sequence ATGATTGTTATAAAACGCGTTTTACCTATTATCGTAATCTCACAATTTTTCTGTACTTCTTTATGGTTTGCGGGTAATGCAGTAATGGCAGATCTTATTATAACATTTAATCTTAATAATAATACTCTAGCACATTTAACCTCAGCAGTTCAATTTGGGTTTATTTTCGGCACACTAATTTTCGCACTTTTTACTATATCTGATCGTTTTTCGCCATCACGCGTGTTCTTTGTATGCGCTATAGCTGGAGCTCTGTTTAATCTTGGTACAATTATAAATAGTAACAGCTTAATTACTTTATTAATTTATAGGTTTCTAACAGGTTTTTTCCTCGCAGGTATTTACCCTGTTGGAATGAAAATTGCTGCTGATTATTACAATAAAGGTCTTGGAAAATCACTTGGCTTTTTAGTAGGAGCTCTAGTATTAGGAACTGCATTTCCACATTTATTAAAAGGATTTACAGAAGAGCTTCCTTGGAAATTGGTTTTAATTTTCACTTCTAGTATTGCATTTATTGGTGGTTTATTAATGCTTATTTTTGTCCCCAATGGTCCTTATAGGACTTCCAGTCAAAAGCTCAATTTTAAAGCTTGGTTAAGTGTATTTAAAAGCACAAAATTTAGAGCTGCAGCTTTTGGTTATTTTGGACATATGTGGGAACTCTATACATTCTGGGCTTTCGTTCCTATAATTTTGGAAACTTATTTGATAATGTATCCAAATGCCAACCTCAACATTCCTTTATTATCTTTTATGATTATTGGCGTTGGTAGTATTGCTTGTATTATTGGAGGGTATGTTTCGCAATACTTTGGCGTTAAAAAAATTGCATTTATAGCACTATTTCTATCATGTACATGCTGTTTAATCTCCCCTTTAATGCTTAGATTAAATTCTAGTGTTATTTTTATATCATTTTTAATGTTTTGGGGGATGGTTGTCATTGCAGATTCGCCATTATTTTCAACTCTAGTAGCTCAAAATGCAGACTCAAAAACTAAAGGCACTGCTTTAACTATTGTAAATTGTATTGGATTTTCTATTACCATCATTAGCATTCAGTTTATAACTAATATAAGTTCTTTTTTAAACCCAAGATATATCTATCTATTTTTAGCAATTGGACCTATTTTAGGATTAATATCATTATTCTCAAAAAGAAACCTCAGGAATTAA
- a CDS encoding cysteine hydrolase, with protein sequence MDNTRTALVLIETQNDFLSPEGKLNGLVNDVVEGNNFKNNVNEAIEAARAADIPVYFVPIQFSKNHVEIGKEPYGILKIVKDFNAFEKGSWGAKIYDEIDVREEDIIVEGKSSISAFSGTDLDHILRSNGVDTVILGGFLSHVCVNATMTDAYDKGYKVVTLTDAVATAGAEAQKQVIDHVYPMFSKPMEVKGFIETISKN encoded by the coding sequence ATGGATAATACAAGAACAGCGTTAGTATTGATTGAAACGCAGAATGATTTTCTTTCTCCAGAGGGAAAATTAAACGGACTGGTAAATGATGTTGTGGAAGGCAACAATTTTAAAAACAATGTAAATGAAGCTATAGAAGCAGCAAGAGCGGCAGATATTCCAGTTTATTTTGTGCCAATACAATTTTCTAAAAATCATGTTGAGATAGGAAAAGAACCTTATGGAATACTTAAAATTGTAAAGGATTTTAATGCTTTTGAAAAAGGGAGTTGGGGTGCTAAAATTTATGATGAAATAGATGTTCGTGAAGAGGATATTATAGTAGAAGGGAAGAGTAGTATAAGTGCTTTTAGCGGAACAGATTTAGATCATATTTTAAGAAGTAATGGTGTTGATACGGTTATTTTAGGTGGGTTTTTATCACATGTATGTGTAAACGCGACAATGACAGATGCTTATGATAAAGGTTATAAAGTAGTAACATTAACTGATGCTGTAGCAACTGCAGGAGCAGAAGCGCAAAAACAAGTTATTGATCACGTTTATCCTATGTTCTCAAAACCTATGGAAGTTAAAGGTTTTATAGAAACAATTTCAAAAAATTAA
- a CDS encoding ABC transporter ATP-binding protein codes for MSKILKIHNLEKTYTSGSKKLTVLNDISFEIEKGETFSIVGPSGSGKTTLLGLCAGLDRPNSGLIELCGMPLQDMNEDQRALMRNKEVGFIFQNFQLLPTLSALENVSVPLELQGAKNASKIAMDLLDKVGLADRFHHYPSQLSGGEQQRVALARAFSNQPSILFADEPTGNLDEETGEKVIQLLFELNREAGTTLVIVTHDLDLANRTQQILRLKGGKILTNERTVLS; via the coding sequence ATGTCAAAGATATTAAAGATTCATAACCTAGAGAAAACATATACTAGTGGTTCTAAAAAATTAACAGTATTAAATGATATTTCTTTCGAAATTGAAAAAGGAGAAACTTTCTCTATAGTTGGTCCTTCTGGAAGTGGAAAAACAACCTTATTAGGGCTTTGTGCGGGTTTAGATAGACCCAATTCTGGACTTATTGAATTATGCGGAATGCCTCTACAAGATATGAATGAAGATCAACGCGCTTTAATGCGTAATAAAGAAGTTGGTTTTATTTTTCAAAACTTCCAATTATTACCAACACTTAGTGCTTTAGAAAACGTAAGTGTACCTTTAGAATTACAGGGCGCAAAAAATGCTTCTAAAATAGCGATGGATTTGTTAGATAAGGTTGGCTTGGCAGATCGCTTTCATCATTACCCATCACAACTTTCGGGAGGAGAGCAACAGCGTGTGGCTTTAGCAAGAGCGTTTTCTAATCAACCATCTATATTGTTTGCTGATGAACCTACAGGGAATTTAGATGAAGAAACAGGAGAAAAAGTAATACAGTTACTTTTTGAGTTAAATCGTGAAGCAGGTACAACTTTAGTAATCGTCACTCACGATTTGGATTTAGCTAATAGAACACAGCAGATTCTTCGCTTAAAAGGTGGAAAAATATTGACTAACGAACGCACTGTATTATCTTGA
- a CDS encoding arylesterase — MTHTLLKFRYFLVFILFISCGGNPSESKEGQIEDISETENKTTNKTILFFGDSLTAGYGLDDVNDAFPALIQTTIDSLQLNYTVINSGLSGETTSGGRNRLNWVLNQSIDIFVLELGANDGLRGIPLTETRDNLQVMIDLVKEKNPEVKIVIAGMQLPPNMGQDYTTEFRNIFPEIAKQNDAYLIPFLLENVGGIAELNQADGIHPTIEGQKIVAANVWKVLKTALKK; from the coding sequence ATGACTCACACACTCTTAAAGTTTCGTTATTTTTTAGTTTTCATTCTATTTATCTCTTGTGGTGGTAATCCTTCTGAATCAAAAGAAGGTCAAATTGAAGATATTTCTGAAACAGAAAACAAAACAACTAACAAAACGATTTTGTTTTTTGGAGATAGTTTAACTGCTGGATATGGATTGGATGATGTAAATGACGCTTTCCCTGCATTAATACAAACCACTATAGATTCATTACAATTAAATTATACAGTGATTAATTCAGGATTGAGTGGTGAAACAACTTCTGGCGGAAGAAATCGTTTGAACTGGGTATTGAATCAGAGTATTGATATTTTTGTATTGGAATTAGGTGCAAATGATGGTTTAAGAGGTATTCCGTTAACCGAAACAAGGGATAATCTTCAAGTAATGATCGATCTTGTAAAAGAGAAAAATCCTGAAGTAAAAATTGTTATAGCTGGAATGCAACTCCCTCCTAATATGGGGCAAGACTACACAACAGAGTTTAGAAATATATTTCCAGAGATAGCAAAACAAAACGATGCATATTTAATACCTTTTTTACTCGAAAACGTAGGTGGTATTGCTGAGTTAAATCAAGCTGATGGTATCCACCCAACTATAGAAGGACAAAAAATTGTTGCTGCAAATGTTTGGAAAGTATTGAAAACTGCACTTAAAAAATAA
- a CDS encoding sprT domain-containing protein, with translation MQETLQNYIPEQAIEGVLQLLANENVIVKIKQERKTRHGDYKKLPSGKHQITINSNLNQYRFLITLIHEIAHLKAYKNYGRFIKPHGVEWKRTFQHLMLPYIHPSIFTDDLLPLLANHFKNPKASSDTDIKLALALKQFDAPNGKTYIFEVPLGSRFKMYNGREFKKGGKRVKRYECVEIDTGKVYLFNPNAEVDLLD, from the coding sequence ATGCAAGAGACGCTTCAAAATTATATTCCAGAGCAAGCCATTGAAGGTGTTTTACAGCTATTAGCAAACGAAAACGTTATAGTTAAAATAAAACAAGAACGTAAAACACGACATGGCGACTATAAAAAATTACCAAGTGGTAAACACCAAATAACTATTAATTCTAACTTAAATCAGTATCGTTTTTTAATCACGTTAATTCATGAAATAGCACATTTAAAAGCCTATAAAAATTATGGGCGATTTATAAAGCCACATGGAGTAGAGTGGAAACGTACGTTTCAACATTTAATGTTACCATATATACACCCTAGTATATTTACGGATGATCTTCTTCCGCTATTAGCAAATCATTTTAAAAACCCAAAGGCGTCTAGTGATACTGATATTAAATTAGCATTAGCATTAAAGCAATTTGATGCGCCTAATGGTAAAACTTATATTTTTGAAGTACCTTTAGGAAGTAGATTTAAGATGTATAATGGAAGAGAGTTTAAAAAAGGAGGCAAAAGAGTGAAACGATACGAATGTGTTGAGATAGATACAGGAAAAGTGTATTTGTTTAACCCAAATGCTGAAGTGGATTTATTAGATTAA
- a CDS encoding MBL fold metallo-hydrolase: MNQKQLYIYFLSLLLIGCISKPKTNAENWCNQTLRTQFSELKEIKTSSDWFKVYELETNTYAIAEPYNFQEVISYLIIGNEKAVLFDSGMGLSSIAKVVKQLTELPIIVINSHTHYDHIGGNHEFKNILAMNTEFTKGRSKNGLSHNIVKHEVASNAFCSEKLPELDVLQYYINPFPISQFIEDGSIINLGNRSLEIIAVPGHTIDAIALLDKTNGLLWTGDTFYEGPIWLFDEGTDLSAYQKSIEKLSALSPHLKKVFPAHNTPVAKPIRLVELTTAFNQVITGTKIAIETDNDTYALFEFEHFSFMIRRNLLD; the protein is encoded by the coding sequence ATGAATCAAAAGCAATTGTACATCTATTTTTTAAGCTTATTATTAATTGGTTGTATTTCTAAACCAAAAACCAATGCAGAAAATTGGTGTAACCAAACTCTTAGAACTCAGTTTTCAGAATTAAAAGAGATTAAAACTTCAAGTGATTGGTTTAAAGTATACGAATTAGAAACCAATACTTATGCTATTGCCGAACCTTATAATTTTCAAGAAGTTATTTCTTATTTAATTATTGGTAATGAAAAAGCTGTTCTTTTTGATTCAGGAATGGGATTATCTTCTATCGCTAAGGTTGTAAAACAATTGACTGAACTTCCCATTATAGTTATTAATTCTCATACACATTACGATCATATAGGTGGTAATCATGAGTTCAAAAATATTCTAGCAATGAATACTGAATTCACTAAAGGGCGTTCTAAAAACGGATTATCACACAATATCGTAAAACATGAAGTCGCTAGTAATGCTTTTTGTAGCGAAAAACTCCCTGAGTTAGATGTTTTACAATATTATATTAACCCTTTCCCTATTTCGCAATTTATTGAAGATGGTTCTATAATCAATTTAGGGAATCGAAGCTTAGAAATAATTGCTGTTCCTGGGCACACAATCGATGCAATTGCATTACTAGATAAAACCAACGGATTACTTTGGACTGGTGATACTTTTTATGAAGGCCCTATCTGGTTGTTTGATGAAGGTACGGATTTAAGTGCTTATCAAAAAAGTATTGAAAAGCTTTCAGCATTAAGTCCTCATTTAAAAAAAGTATTCCCCGCACATAATACACCTGTAGCAAAACCAATACGATTAGTTGAATTAACAACTGCATTTAATCAAGTTATAACAGGAACTAAAATAGCAATAGAAACTGATAATGACACATATGCTTTATTTGAGTTTGAACATTTCTCATTTATGATACGTCGTAATCTTTTAGATTGA